In the Populus trichocarpa isolate Nisqually-1 chromosome 1, P.trichocarpa_v4.1, whole genome shotgun sequence genome, aacctcatagaaatcaaattgaaaaaaaaaaagataatctaggttaacctaccaaacaaCTACTCATGTTACGAGGCTTGGATGACcctataaaaaactaaattgaaataaattttgaagcATAAtcccaatcaactcaatgttgaagggtgaaattaaaaaataaattaattaaaaaaaaactaaaaataacttgagtaaacttgggttaacctgccaaacttgTATTTTAGGTCATAAGACGAGGATAACCTTacaaaaagtaaacaaaaaaaaaaaccattgagcctaattcttaattaacaaatgttgaaagatgaaattaaaaaaaaaagttaattaagaaaagaaaagaaaaactcaagtcaaccaagTTAACTCACTAAACTCGCGACTTGGATCACGATGTTGGGAAAActccaaagaaagaaaattgaaacaaattataaaattttatcccCAACAAACTAAAtgtagaaggatgaaattaaaatttaaaaaaataataaaaaaaagcaaaacaatacTGAATAGATTCTTGTGAGGTGATAAAAGCAtcacttcttttaattttttatgaattgtcTCTCTATGTTGATCCTtattattaataagaaaatccttaaaaatttttgatttttgatattttgagttgaaaATTGTCACATATGCTAATAAAATGTaaactagttttaaaaataatttttgtttttttagatcaaacaatatttttttatttttccttaaaaaataaatatttataagtttagaaatatagaaaattatttggAATGATCCAAACATTTTTGGAGGAAAAAATAATCAcatacatttatttttagtattcgAAATAGTTGCGTAGTCAAATGCATAGCacaaccaaaatttaaaataggtTAATTTTAGAAACtcatatctaaatattttgaaaaccataataaaattatataagtaAACTCATATAacctatttatatatttttaataatttatagataattttatttttacttttatgttttataatgttattatttttttatttctcaaaaaataaaaaaaaataatacctgacttcaaaaaaaaattacattgctTACAAAATAGgtactaattttttatatatatattttaaaaaaatctcatctcaaaatactaaaaaataaattttttaaaagtgatttttgatagatgataaaaattaaatcagacaaagaaataatatttatccaaattaagataatttacagattaaatatatcaatttgatagTAAAGGCATTAATGTGATACAACCTCAATAATTTAGTGACAAAAATTTCCAATAAACCCATTGGAAACTCAAATAAGAACTAACTAAactatttctaaaaaaagaaaaaagaaaaagaaaaagaaaagtttgaaaCAACGTTAATGAAAATACGAGTTCAAGACACTTCTAAACTTGGGCTTTCTCTAAGCCTAGGAGGCCCGTACTTATGTAGAAAACTAAGCCGAAGCTGAAGGCCCGAAAACATTTTGCCCTGCTCAATCGCTAAGCgagcttctttcttcttccacCAAACAAACCCTGCTCGTTTTCAAGGTTTCCATCTTAAAcccttttctagtttttttttttttttttttatataaagaaattcaCTGTTTTTGTTTCTATGCATAATTGGGTAAATcatgtattttgttttggtaCTAATACTGGCGAATGATTTGCAGGTGAGAAACGAGAAATCATCTacttaaattggaaaaaaaataagaacagaGAAATGGCAAGCCAAGCTGCAGCTAGCGCTTTTAATGGAAGCATGAAGGTGCTTCCTTTTGATCTTTAGTGACCCTTTTCTCTTTATGTTCCATTGCTTCATTTTCCATGGAAAATGAAGGTTCTTTTGTCACAAACTAGTAGAGAAATTAGACTTTCCTTTTCAGCACACCAAGTGTTGTAAAATGTACTATATGGATTTTAAATGCCGCTTTTATTTTGTTACGATTTGATGCATATATGTTCCGCCCGCGAATGTTTTTTATGCCTGGTTTCTTTAGAGCTGCATAGTTAATCATTCAATACAGTGTATGAAAATTAGATTTTCCAGTTTATGTgctcaattttttgtttttttgtggagTGTTTTTCTGTGGAATTATTTTGACCCCTTGTTATTACCAGAACTACACTCACTATTCACTCTCCACCTCTAAATCATCTCCATAATGTGTGGCCACTCCTAATTGAGGTTGTCTTCCAAATGGATTCAGATGGGCTGCATAGTGTTTGCATTCAATCTTAGCCTCCAAGTATATATGCCTGGCCACAAAATATTTCAATGCTGTGATGTGCGCTTAATATGAGTAAAGTTGGTACTTTAAACTTAGGACCATAGTCGTGAAATATAGCGTTGTCGAGCCCTTGCTCAGCTCTTTGGTTGAAAACCTTGATGTGGCTTTGCCTCCTCTCACCTCCATTAAGAGGCAGGGCTCTTGAACTGCAGTAACTGGCCCATTCCTTGCTGATTTTGTCCAACCATCGATATCAAAAGCCAAAGCATCCAttagagtaaaaaataaaaataaaaatattctgcATTTGTAAACCCAAAAACACCTTTTTTTAAgggaaaacatgaaaattaaattttaaacaagtaAAAGGATTTCGCTAATAAGAGATAAAGGAGAGGAACATTCACTTCATATACATGCTTGATGGATTCTTTGTGATGTACTTTTAGGGTGAATGACAATACATGTGTTTAACATCTATACctgttgttttatataattggCATTGGAATTGGTAACAGAAACTGTTGTTCTGCATGTGCACTTTCAGAAAGCACATGCTGGCCTCAAACGTATCAATCTGGAAGGTCTACGGTGGAGAGTATTTGATGCCAAAGGCCAGGTGGGATCTCCCTTTTTTTCCAATGTGTTCCAAGATATTATAGATTTATTATGGTAGGAATGTTGTCCATGTTAGGCAACTTGTAAGGGGAAATAAGATAATACTTGGATTTCAATGCCAATACTTCTCTTTCTTCCTACCCTCATCTGGGAAATAAAAAACAGGGCCTATGAGTTAATTGTTTGTGAAACAAGTTTGGCAGGGGGAAGATGTAGGATTTAGTGAAGGAAATGGTCCTCAGATTCTTTTTTCATGAAGATGCATTATCATGCTGGATTTGAACTGGTTTATACTGCCTTTcgtattttttagttctttaagtTTGAAATTGTGACAGTTCCCCCTTTTTTATAGGTTCTTGGAAGATTAGCATCTCAAATATCAACAGTTATTCAAGGCAAGGATAAGCCAACTTATGCTCCTTATCGTGATGATGGTGATATGTGCGTTGTGCTTAATGCAAAGGATGTCTGTGTTACGGGTAGAAAAATGACGGATAAGTTTTACCGCTGGCATACAGGGTATCATAACATTTTCCTATTTCTGACTTCCAAGTTAATGTAGAATGTGGGATTTCAAGAGGACAAGTGATCAACTGTCATCTTTTCTGATTTTCACACTCTGAAAACCAAAGTTTTCATGTAATATAAAAtaggataagaaaataaatgatctCATGGTGGTCCCTTAATAGCTGGGAAATTATTTCTTAGTCACTCTAATTAAATCTCCTTGTAATCGAAGATGAGTAAACATTTTTAGAGAGGAATATGAAGTCTTCAAGCACATCTTTTAAACTGACAATGAAACAAAGATAGTTTTGTGTTCCAATTTTGATATGTACAGAAAGGGACCACATGCAATTTCTGATATAGTCTATAGTCTTGCAATGCTGCTAAGCTTATCCCATTCTTGCATTGAAGTCCTGTGTTGCTGGATTATATGTTTTCTGTAGGTATATAGGCCACCTCAAGGAAAGGAGTTTAAAAGACCAGATGGCCAAGGACCCTACAGAAGTCATCCGAAAAGCTGTTTTGCGTATGCTTCCAAGAAACAAATTGCGTGATGTGCGTGTTATACCAgccaaattatatttgtttgaaacattactcttttcagttttttgacattttttcttcttgtagaAATGTTtgattctcaatatttttccttctttcctctCATGTACACcacccccctccccccccaaaaaaaaaaaaaactaaagtgtaTCTATAGGGATACTTGTTTTAGTAAGGTTAGCATTTGTCATAAGTGATTTGAGTGTAGTTGATGATTCTCTTTTGTGGTTCTGAAATGCAGTTACACAGGAGGATTAAGACACCGTCGACGCTTTTCTTCCATCTAGAAAAATTATTGTATGTGATTTGGCCTCTGATggaatgaaacaaaaaataatgataataatgaattTTCTCACTGCTGTAAGCACTGCCAATAAAAGTAGAGTTTCGACCTTGCCTTCTAAAAATCTGTATGTGCTGCAAGTTTGTTAAACTAGAAGTCAGattgtctttatttatttgtttgagcAGGCGTTggctttattaattttaagcattTAGCCTGAAATATCTGTTTCCTGTGATAAAACTGTCTTGACAGTATTAATTTTTGCATGCAGGATAGAGATAGGAAACTGAGGATTTTTCCTGACAGTGAGCACCCCTTTGGTGATCAGCCAGTTGAAGCATATGTGATGCCTCCCAGAAAAGTGCGAGAAATGCGACCTCGTGCTCAAAGAGCCATGATTCGAGCTCAGAAAAAGGCAGAGCAACTGGAACAGGCCGgtaatgataagagaaaaggcAAGAAGAGAGAAGTTGAAGCAGATTTGACCGAGTGAAAAGTGGGCAGAGCTTATTTCCATATCTGACAGTTAAAGCGTTCTTATTTTGCATGTAACAACCCTAATGTGGTCATGGATCACCAGCTGCTTCCAACGGCAGCATTTCTTGCCTGGCTCTTGTCATTCCttttaggtttacaaacattgtgAACCTATTTTAGTTTCCGCTGTCTAGAGTTTCTCAATGGGAAATGAAGATGAAGCTAAGGGACCCTTTGGCcctcaaattttctttttgttgcttcATAACTCTGACCATTGTGCGATGAAAAGAAGAATGTTACAAGGTTAGCCAATAAGAGCATGGTGGGAAATGAGCAAATGAACAAGAAATTAGAGTGGATATTACAGATCATTTAGGTCACATAGACATTCATGCAGAATAGGCGGGGGCAACAGCAGGAATGTCTCAGTAATTAGCCATCCTTGTGCATTGTCGGTGAAGCTTGAAAACTTATGGAAGCCCCTTACTGACCAAAGCAATGACTGTCCTTGTAACGAGTATATATACATAAATGTCGACACACACGGAGAATCCAATAGCTGCGATGGCACAATTGCACTTGTAAGAGTCTCTGGTTGAGATCAGTGTTTTGTGGACAATTTCACAGCCATCTCAAAGCACCTAGAATATCAGCAAATAAACTCTGAAATCAGTTCCTCTGACTCCTAAGagaaatcaggaaaaaaaaaaggaaaaaaaacagcaacaagGAAAACCATTGCAGCTACAAATTTCAACCGCAACAAACCCAATGgctcaaaaacaaaacaacaaaccGATCAGTTCAACTAAACGCAACCAGAAAACCAGCACCTTAGGGCCACCACAGACGATAGTTTTCAGCTGCATAGGCTGGAGTCCAATATGAGCAAAACAAACCCGGCAGCCTCATAATTACAACTGGCAGAATTTCTTGAATAGAGGATAGCCATAACCAATACGATAACCACTGGCATATGAGATGTTCAACCACTACTTGCTCAAAACTCAGATCACAGAAACAGAGCACCAGTGAAGTCCAAGCACACAGGAGGGCACTGTGGCAGGACTTCTATAATGCAGGATCACCTGTCACAAAAGTAAGCATCTAGTCAGCAGCTCTAACATGGCATTTCACTGTTGTTTTGCCTTGGTCTGTATTTATGCTTTTTAATACGTACATTCAACTTCCTGCACAATATACAACCCCGCGCTAGAGCGAGAAGTTTCATGCAATTGTCTGCGGATTTTTCTCAACCTTTCCATGCATGCATCATTGGCATTCAAGGCCTCCCAATTCTTTAATGTTGACAATAAGTGACTTTAAATTATATAACGGGAAAATTACTCATACCCTTCCAAGGTTGGGTCATTGAGGTGATATCATATGAGAAggtaatttttatctttttatcaaaatttaaaataatgctGACTTGCTATGTAAAGTATAATTTCAGAAACTACAAGGGAAAAGTGAAATTGCGTGGATAGTCAAGGTAATTTTCCCTtgtataaataagaaaactctCCTAGAAAGGATTGAAACCAATGAAAACGGCAAGGagcaatatttttaaactaagcTTAAAGCTTGAATGAAAATTGATTGcagacaattaaataaatactttCAAACAAAATTCTTACAGAGTAATAAATATCttcaaactaaaattttcaatatcaaCACATCTTGGTTTCAGAAGACGGACAAACCAACAAACTTGATTGTGAAACAACAAATATCCAAAAAGTAAAGAAGTTCCACTGCTTGCATACAACACAgctttctttctctccctcGCAGAAACACAAAAGAGGAGGGGGGAGGAAAAGCTAAAAGTCCTAATCACTTGATGatccatcatcatcttcatgcTCCTTCACAACCTTCTCAATGAGCTTCCTCCGAACTCCTTCAATCACAGAATCTCTTGATCTATCAGTTCCACCCTGACCATCATTTAGTACAGGATCTGATTGGCAGAGAACTAAGGCAACACCtagtttgaaagaaaaagaagaaaaattggcAGTATCAGGATAACAggtggataataataataaaaaaaagggggaagagCATAATCATCTGTTGCTACATATCCTGCCAAGAGAATCCTCTCATGATCTTAAATCTAACGACGCTGTCAtccaggatttttttttttgataaaaaaagaatcctaCACTGAATGAGGAACTTTGATTTCTACCTTCTATACTATTTCGACCTCAGGCATTTTGTGATATAATCATCATTGCAAGACCAGATAGAAATATGTATTGTATTATGCATATCTCTATTTAGTACAAAGCATGGAAAACAAggtaaaaaatcaatcatgccACTAACTAGGGGTGctcacaaaaattaaatattcagaAATGGCATCGCTAAAACATCCATAGCTTAGATTTAAAAAAGCATTTTGCATAAAAACTGCCAAATCTATTAAGTCTCGTAAAAATGTTTCATTCATTTTGGTTCACTAGAAAGTTCATTGTCAATCTTCCAGAATTTCCATTCCTAGACAAACCAGTATATGACATCATGGAGAATTACAATCACTAGACCAcataagattttataaatatggGATATTCTCGCAGAACATGCCTGAAAACTTTATTCATAAAAACTCATGAAACAGTTTTTAGATTTAGGGGATACAGGTGTTATAACAAAAGCCGATAAAATGTATAAACTGAAACAACAGAAAGCACAGATCTTAAGCACTCAAAAACAACAGATCAGAGGCCAAACATGAGAAATTACCTTCAGGTGTGCATCTCCGTCCAAAACTCCTTAATCCGGCATAGTTAGCTTTCACAGCACCATTATTATAAACCAACAAAGTAGGAAGATTATGATCAGGATAATTCGAGTATACAATCAGTAGACAATCAgtcaaaatcaaagtttttttcccctagaaaaaccaaaaacaacttAGCTTGCAGACACATTCTTACAGTAGCAAGAGTAGATCTTTTGCTAATCTTCtgtcttttaacaaaaaaaaaacataaataaataaaatcttctaGTCCGAATTACCCACTCAGCATAGAGGAATCCTAAATCCCAATgcatgtaatttgttttttcaattatttgaaaCCCTAGACAGAAACAGCAAGAAAAACTTAGTTGaatgaattgataaaaaagGGACCTGTATTCTTGGAGGAAGCGGTCGTCATCGAGATCGAGATCATCTTCAAGGAACTCAAGTTCCTCTTCAGTTTTGGAATCAATAAAGGATTTGTCTTTAGGGATAGAATCTTGATCAGAAGCTGGAGTGAAAGGCGGTGGCTTAAAAGCAGGTGGTTTTTCTGGCAAGTTTCCAAGCTTTCTCTGTATATCATCCCATTGTGTAGAAGCTCCTTCTACATCCTTGTACACAAAATGATAATCTCCCATTTTCTCTCgatctcctctcctctcttctcttctctaatAAACACaatccctttttattttctccgGTTTAAAGCCGTAAATATCCGTCCCTATCCCTTCGattcttctttattttgttccttgaatttaatattcttaCAAGACCTAAATTCGAAGCTTTTAGTCCTCAATTTTTCATAACGAAAAATCTTTAGTCCTTATATTAAATCGTTCTATCAACCAGATCCCTACATGTCAAAAGGTAACCATCCCCCAATTGAGATCACAAAACTACCCTTTCccacgatatatatatatatatatatatatatatatatatatatatatatatatattatttcaaaataaatttatttaattatgttttgtattgatttaatatttatttttcattgaatattaacTATTAactattaataaatacaaattttcatatattgttttattaatatataactcCCAAAGTCATCATGTTCCAAACTTGATTAACATTAGGCGGAGACGAGAGCTGCGTTGTCATGCATCAAAGGAGAAACAGTGTTCCTTTTTCAGGATAAAGGTAATTTACTATTTTGGGTATCAATTATTAGGCCCAATTCTAGCCCAAAatgttttgttatatttatattagcAATAGCACGCGACACGGGTGagatttcaagttatttttaaatcaagaaaagaatgtaaatgtattttcttttaccgcaatgaaatttaattaagaattggCAAGCTGATAAACGAAATTcaatgagaattaaaaaaactaataaactgTAAAATAAGTCGtgaatatcaattaaatacaataacaaaaaggttaaaaaataaatacatgttcAATCTCATGATGTAGAGTTCTCTtcagatttatattttatttaattatgtgtcTATAAGAATGGATTCTcatcaaaaatataataatttaaatcttgTAGAGAAATGATAATTGTTAGTATAAATTCTAACAAAATTATTCtgataatcctttttttttttctaaagcaTCATTtgtcctgattttttttttaattttgatgaatgATGCATCATTTACCTAGACATTcaactaaaaattcaaaatcaaataatttttttttttaaatcaaggaAGGGGGAATCATAAACATTAAGATTGAAGTATTCGGTAATAGGAACGCACCGAGAGCTTCTTCAAATTTTTCTAGAAACTTTCTCCCCTGTCAATCTTATATCAAGATCGaaaaatcaaaatgtaaaaaaagtaAAGTCAAGGactagaataaaaaatcaataaataagaaagatcaaatataaaaatacttaaacttGAGGGCTCAAAGTGTAGATTTACAGGGCATA is a window encoding:
- the LOC7467704 gene encoding uncharacterized protein LOC7467704, whose translation is MASQAAASAFNGSMKKAHAGLKRINLEGLRWRVFDAKGQVLGRLASQISTVIQGKDKPTYAPYRDDGDMCVVLNAKDVCVTGRKMTDKFYRWHTGYIGHLKERSLKDQMAKDPTEVIRKAVLRMLPRNKLRDDRDRKLRIFPDSEHPFGDQPVEAYVMPPRKVREMRPRAQRAMIRAQKKAEQLEQAGNDKRKGKKREVEADLTE
- the LOC7456216 gene encoding uncharacterized protein LOC7456216, translated to MGDYHFVYKDVEGASTQWDDIQRKLGNLPEKPPAFKPPPFTPASDQDSIPKDKSFIDSKTEEELEFLEDDLDLDDDRFLQEYRSLFYQFIQLSFSCCFCLGFQIIEKTNYMHWDLGFLYAEWVIRTRRFYLFMFFFGKKTLILTDCLLIVYSNYPDHNLPTLLVYNNGAVKANYAGLRSFGRRCTPEGVALVLCQSDPVLNDGQGGTDRSRDSVIEGVRRKLIEKVVKEHEDDDGSSSD